TCTTAGCCAAATTATTTTATCATAAAGGCTTCAACCTCTTAAGTTTCATTGCATCAGTCAAGGAACCAGCAGAAAACCAAATTCACACCTCAAtggtacagagagagaaaggcctCAGTCTCTCTTCATATAAAATGAGGGAACCGGTTTGAATgatatcttttaattaaaaaacatgaTGACTCCAGTGATTTTTAGGTACAAACACTAAATGgttgattatattttctttcagttttgtatatGTTTAAAGTTCAAATATGTTCCGTTTATTAATGTATGAATACCACAATGAAACAAAAGTCCAATGGTGCCATACTTGGTTTATATGAATATatctgtatgtgtttgtgtgtgcggagagacagagaaagagaaagaaataacaggtgtACATTTTCCCACATTTATAAGGTATGTAATGACTCCAAAATAGAAGATAACAGGAAAGAATGATTTTGCTATATTTATCCAGCTGCATGATTTACTTAAAATCTATAAATTGACTTTGTGGTCTCATGTCTAAGTTATTAATTGACTTGGGATAAGTTTGAGATAAGTTTCAGATTGTCATACcttacataaaaatttataaatgcaaGGTAGATCAGATCAGTGGATGACCCTTTCCTTATTCATAGACATCCAGAGATCTAGGTACTGTTGCTTTTGTAGATATCTCCTGACAAAAGACATAACCTTTCATCAGTTATTAGCCACTCATCTATTACATCAGGCCAAATGTAACAGAAATTTCACCATATGCAGATGCCCAGTACCTCCTGTAAGTGTTTCTGGTTATACACAGAAGAATCATATTGTAGAAATTATGCTTATCAAAATGAGACTAGAAGCTATGGTTGGCATCACTCTGCAGATGCGTTCCTACTATAATATGTATGATGTAATGTACATACACGAACAAACGGATATTTAGTTTTTTCAGTGCTGAAAACTCTAATAGATGATGGCAAGTCATCCATTTGCTTCCACACTGgaagtaacttaaaaaataatttctgccgTATTTTTTACTAAGTATACAATGAATATATTGAACACAATTTGAGCACTTAaagagaatattattcagactACATTCCGCagttccaaaggcaagggaaactatCACTGGATTTAATATGAATTTTTCTTGAGCATTTCTGCATCAGCTACAAATGGATTTTTAAGTTAATGTTTATTCAGGCTGTATCTTCCTTACTCTTGCCAAAAGTAAAGTACTTTTACTTTCCATTTactaaatacaataaaatttttacttgCCAGTGCGTTATCTAAATAAGAGCATGGCATGAATAAACTCAACAGgacctaaaaataataaacaaagtaGTGACTATACTTTCATATGTTTACTAATCTTCTGGAATTATACTATTctttaagaaaattgaaaaaatatttaacacataaTACGACTCTGAAGattataaaataagtagaaaaatagaatgcctttgcttttattttataagtcAAAAGCACAATTGTATTTCCAAGTCACAAAACTTGAACAACCACTAAAACCAGGTTTACCAAGCAAAGGAAAGGTGGACACTTAATCTCAATAATGCTGTCAATGATCCACATTAGGCTCAACTAGACACATTATTTAGTTGAGAGCAAAGGCTTTTGTTTTAACTGCAAAGGTCTGAACTATGGAAACCTGGGCTACATCATCAGTTTTGCTAAGGTGtgattttcagaaagaaagaaaaaaaaaatacagcaactCTGCAACACACATCTTTTAGATTCTGCCAAAGAGTAACTACAGaagcttaattttaaaatttctagacCCAGTGAAAACAAGccaaaaaggggggaggggcattATTTACAAACTTGTTTCCATAAAGCTGTTTAACTTATTACAATATAACCATTACCAGGATTTAAAAGCAACACTTTGAAATGTCTAATTATCATGAAGATGAAAACACTGTAAACAAATACCCTATCCACTATATCACAGGTAAAGAACTATGTTAAAGCAATTCAAGAGAATTATAAATACAATGAAGACTTTATGTCAGATGaaatctttgatttttaattaatcCCTATCATAAGGAATTAAAATATGGCATCCCTCAGGGTTTTTCTTAGATAAATTCAATATCAAAGGGGGGAATTATAACAAAAcctgtgttctttattttattttatatcaaatttaaacacagaaaatacattttggcAGTTGTTTTTAGGTACAgctaatatcttttaaaaataaaaatagaaaatcatctACTTAtggtacaaaaaaaaatcagaacaaaaaagATCCTGTTTATTGTGTCAGATGTCTAAACAGAATGTAACTTTGTAAATGGATCCCTTGTCCCCTGACAGCAATATTGAAGAGATGAAGAGTATCAATTACTATTACTAATTACATTAAGGGGAATGTATTTCAttctcctttatttcattttgtttcagcCATTTATTATGGTAAAAACTTTACACATCTTTTGAATACCTAACAACATAGAAGTTTTCCAGTCACTTTTGGCAAACTGCATGATTTATACCAATGGCTTTGCAGGTCTTCTATTTTGGTATACAGACTTCTTTGCTCTGTTAAGAGTCTCTAACACCATACATTAGTTTATTTATAAGCATATCACTTTGCCTTTTAAATAGGATGCCACAGCAGTCTTGGTATTGGCTGTCTTAAATATTCAAGAATATAGAGCCAAACTCATTTGATGAGGCAAATAAAGCTTAAGTGACAGCACAGAACACATGAATGGGTtgtataaaatatctataaatctGCCACCTGATATGTCCATTCCAAAGTTTAAGATTAtgcaatttaaaatgtaaatgcctTTCAGCCACGGGACAAAACAACCCATTAAGATGACAGTGAAGAAGTAAACATTCTGAAGAAAGATGTTTTCATACACTTTTTGCTCTACATGTTATCATTTTCCAAGGAAATTTCTATAGACCTTAATTTATCTGTGGGTGTTCCTAAGCCATCTTAGAAAAGTAGTATTATTTTACCTGGACATGTCCTTATTTACAAAATAGATAGAAGtaccaaaaacagaacaaaaatcttCTTCTTCTAACTCCAGGTAAAGCAATAACACAACAGATATAACCTTCCACTTAGTAAATTGCAGGTTAAAAGAAATAAGTAACTCAGGCTCACAAGCATCACATATTTTCAAAAGCCACTTAATGTAATGAAGTTCAAGCCTATATTTTCTTGGATTGCTGTGGTAATTGGATATAAAATCATgtgaagtctgtttctccttaaCCAAATAGCTGCAGTAAAGTACTATAAGTAGCAAATATTTCTTtaggaaattgatttttaaaactatgaaagcAGTAAGGAATTAATATCTCTTTTCTATGTCTTTAATGAGCCCATCAATAACATCTTTAATGACACTATAAGGCaagtttttcttttgccttaatTCTTCTCACATTGCACATTCCACACGCAAAGCATATTTAATAGAAAAACTATTATTTGATATTATTTGACAATCATAGATGTGTTTTTCGAGATGAGCTCTTGTGATAAGAAATATGTGGCATTTTATTAGTGGGGCTGCTATAGCATTAGACacagcactttttaaaatgttttacttgCCGAATGTCAGACCTTGGTGGGTGTAAAAAGTAAACTTTGTGAGCATTACATATATCACAAAAGCaaaacttacaaaaataaattttctgttttctgaagttatctcaaaatatgttttttaaaactgtttccaTATCTCACTGAAAAACAACAGTATTGAATATTCCATATAAACGTAATAACGTCAGGATATCACAAGGCAGACCAAAATTTTCTTTTACACAGTGCATCAAACAAGAACATTTCTGTTGTTCAGCTTAAATAATAAATGGGTCATgcactttatttttgcttattaacTTTTAATTCCAAACATGAAGAATGCAAGTGCTAACTTCATAGCTTCCCAGAAGTCTAGTTGTTACAGACACTGAAGTATTTAAAATGCAGTTTTGCATGATATTTGTGTatcattaaatgttttttaaatcaacattttTGTCAACGTAATCAGTATTTAAGTATCTCAGTCTTGCTACTATATTTGCATGAACCGCCTCCATGATCTGTACAATCCTACATAATACATAACACAGATAAAACTTTTATAGTGTTCAATTTGCATAGGCACCAGTAGTAACTTTAGAAATTCCTCCCCAGGATGTAATTATACACTGAGTagccacaaaacaaaataatttcaggttAAAGCTAACCACCCAaaccatatatacatatttatcctgaaaacagaaaatgtagGATGAATTAGTACTGTCAAGGATAAAGAGATGTACAAAACACTGCCTACTTTGAATACGTTCTTCGATAGCTTAGTAAACGCTGGTTTGGAAAGTTGCAAAATACAAGGGGGCATCTCGCGCAGATGGCCTGTGGTCAATTAATGATCTACGAATTCACATTAATTCACtgctattaaatttttaaataatagctttaaaagagaaaacaaaacttcaCAGAAGATGTTCTGTCTCAGAGTTACTAGCCTTCTGTGGGATATTTAGATATATTTGGAACACATCTTACCTGTTTGCTGTACTTGTTATTGGTTTGACAGCTGTATTCAGAGCAGTGATCTGATCCAATTGAAATGTTGTCTCCTGCTCCCACAAAGGTGTTGGCTGGTGGTAGATCTTGTACGGCCTGGTGTTTTTTTCCTGCAGTTGGTGACTGGGGGTGAAGTTGGACAGTAGGCAATGGAGAGCTAGATTTGTAATGCCTGGCCAGGTCAGGACTGCCAGGCCCCCCATTAACAGATCGGTATCGCCCCATGCTTGGGCTATCTGACAGCTTCTCATTGACACTATCATACCTCTGTCCATTTGGTTTAGAAGCTTCTACAGTGACAATGCTGCTGTAGAGAGGCTGcttagattttttgtttttcttgtcctttttagGCTTTTTAGATTTGTCGTGCTGCTGGGGTGTAAAAAAGTCTTCGTGATCCTTTTTGCCAGCTTcatagccatttttatttttggaccGGCAGTACCTTGCCATCACTACAATTAAGATGATTAGAATCACTGTCATAATTCCAGCAACCACCCCAATGACAATACTGAGTCTCTGCTTGCTAATTTCGTAACTTGGGTCACCAGCTATATCCTGTGTGAGTGGGGTGTGCAAACTTCTGGCTATCTGGGAGTCAATCACAGTTGCATTAGAAACACTTTCATTGACAAACACATGCACCAGAGTCGTGGTGGACTGGGAAGGCTGCCCACTATCATTCACTTGCACAACCAACCTGTGCAAGCCATAATGCTTTTGGGTGAGTTTTCCCACTAAGGAAACCACACCGCTGGTGGAATCAATCTCAAACAGCTTGAAGGGATTCCCTCCCACAATGCTGTAGTTAAGGTCTGCATTGATGCCATCGTCACTGTCTGTTGCCAACACTGTAGCTACTACTGTCCTGACATTACTCGAAGGTGGCAGCAAAGTGTAGGAAATGTTTCTGGGAAGGCTCACGGTGGGAGCATTGTCATTCTCATCCATCACAAAGAGAGAGACTGTGGCTGTGGCGGATCTGGGAGGATCTCCCCCATCCACAGCCTTGACTCTGAATGTGTATGTGGTCTGATGTTCCCGGTCAAAAGACATTGTGGAGTAAATGGTCCCCgtgtcattctcaatggaaaaaatgttACTGTTTTCTTCGATGTAGAGGCTCATCTCCGCATTGCGCCCCTTGTCagcatccatcaccgtgaccatCCCCACAGGGCTGTTGGGCTGCAAGTTTTCTTTCACATAAAAGGTAAAGACGTCCTGCATAAACTTAGGGTCATTGTCATTCTTGTCAGCCACCTGCACAATCACCGTGGTGCTGCCCTGCAGCACTGGGATGCCTTTGTCTTTGGCGTTAACTTTAAACTCATACCTGTCTGTCTGCTCTCGGTCCAGCACCGTATTGACAAGGATGTCCCCAGAATCAGGATCGATGGCAAAGATCCCCATAACGGAAGAATCCAGAGAGTAGGCAATCTCTGCATTTTTCCCACTGTCGGCGTCTGTCGCCAGCACCGTGGCCACCCTCTCTCCAGGGATGTTATTCTCGGGAAAGTACACCTCCACCACCGACTGGCCAAAGACGGGCGGGTTGTCATTGGTGTCTCCTACCTTGACAACCAGGGAGTTGTTGCTGGAGAGGCTGGGGCTGCCCGAGTCCACCGCCACTATGACCACGTTGAATTCCCGGGTGGTCTCATAGTCCAAAGGGGCCGAGGTGTGCAGAAAGTACTTTTTCTTGTTCTGGTCGCCCTCTGTGTCGCTGGCCGGCTTGAGCTGGAAGGGCACATCACCCACCACGGTGCAGGTGACTACCCCGTTCTCGCCTTGGTCTCGGTCGGACACCTGTACCAGAGCAATGGGGGTGTCGACCAGAACATCCTCGGCCACGTTGGCCACCCCGTCCTTGAGTGGGATACGCCCGATCTTGCGGATTTCAATGGACGGCACATTGTCGTTCTCGTCCTTGATGTTAAGGACCACCGTGGCCTTGTCGGTCTTGGGGGGCTGCCCGCGGTCGCGGGCCATGACCGTGAAGCGCAGCTGGTTCACCTCCTCGCGGTCGATGCGGTGCAGGACACTAAGCCAGCCGGACGTCTCGTCCAGTCGCAGCAGCCGCCGCACGGATTCGGTAGCCGCTCCGAACACATACTCGATCTGTCCGTTGACCCCCACGTCCAGGTCCGCGGCACGCAGCTGCAGGATGGGAGTCCCTGGGGCGCTATTCTCGGCTAGGTCAGCTTCATACACGCTCTTCTCGAAGCGGGGGCTGTTGTCGTTCACGTCGGTGATGAGCACCCTTAGGATGGCCTGAGAGGAGCGAGGCGGGTCGCCACCGTCGCGCACCCGCAGGGTCAGCTCGTAGGAATCGCGTTGTTCCCGGTCCAGCGCCCCCTTCACAATCAGCTGTGGCTGCTTCTCGCCATCCGGGGTGTCGGCCACCTGCAGTTCGAACACGCTGCTACGGCCACCGGGGTTGGTCCCGCCGCCGCCCTCTGGTGCGTCCGGCCGCCTCTTGGAGCCGCCCGGGCCGCCGCCGCTCGCGCCGTTCCCGCCGCCCCCGGGATAGGGGGCGCTGTCGGCAGGCCCAGCGCGCCGGCcctcgccgccgccgctgctgccgccgccgccgccgccgccaccgcccccGGGCTCCTGGAGTAGCTCGTAGCGCTCGATGCCGTTGCGGCCGAAGTCACGGTCGGTGGCGGTGGGTAGCAGGTAGAGAGTGCCCACCGGTCGGTTCTCCTCCACCGTGAGCGTGAGCACGGGTGACGGGAAGGTAGGCGTGTTGTCGTTGATATCGAGTACGATGACCCGACCCTCGAACAGGTCCACCCAGCTCTGCGAGGGCCCGATGACCGACACTTCGAAGTCCAGAAAGCACTCGTTCTCGTCGAAGATCATCTGACACTGGGGCAGCTTCTCGCGGTCGATGCGCCGCTCGCTCGTGCTCAGCTCGCCGGTGAGGTTGTCGATCTTTAGGTACTCCGAGCCCGACTCGAGGCTGAAAGTCACCTCACCCGAACCCGTCACGATGCCCAAGTCCGAGGCGACGTTGCCGATGCGGACGTCCGCTGGGCCCTCCTCAGCCAGTCGATATCGGAGGAGTTGCTTGGCGGCCGCCAGGCTGAGCGAAAGCGGCAAGAGGAGACAGCAACCCAGGCACCAGCCGCGCGCCCACCCCGCGGTCCGCATCCTCAGCAtcttctcctgctgctgctgctactgctccTTCTAATCACAGCCCCCTCGGCGCCCCCCTCCTCCGGGGCCGGCCGCCTGCCCTCCTCCCAGTCCTCTTCTCTCTCCGGGAAAGGAGGAAgcgagaggagggagggggcaagAGCACCGTGCGGAGTCGGCCAGGGGGACCGGCGATagatccttcttctttttttttttttttccttctgcttcttccgAAAGTTATTGTTTCATAATTCATGCAATGGGTGCTAATCGCCCGCTCGCCGGCCGCCGTTCAGTCGCAGTACTCACAGTTCACGGGACACTGCGCGCCGCGGGCTCGTCGCCCCCCCCAGAGTCATCCCCGCAGCGGGCGGAGGATCCCGGGCTCCGGTTCCCGCTCTGTCGGATGGGGCCGGAACCGCTCCGGCAGGCGGGTGGTGGAGCCGGGAAGCGGCGGGGAACAAGCCTGCAGCCTCCCCCGCCTGACAACCCCGTTCGTCTTTGCTGCCACTCGAGTTGCGTCCAATTCACGTTCCAGCCACTCACTCCAGACCCAGCTTCTGCTCCGGCTGCCCAGGCAAACGTGAGTTGCTTCCTGCACGAGGTGCCGGGGCCAGCAACAAGCCAGTCTGAACTCTGACTCCGCTCTGGCAGCGGGGGAGCCAGTCAACAGATCGAGAATGAAAAATCCCTGGCAGGTCGCTTCGGGCACCGTGCAGTGGAGACCACTCGCGTCACACAGCGGTCCGCGTCCGGGTCCCCCCCGCGCGCCCAAGAGCAGCCCGAGCCATCTTCAGAGACGCCCAGAGTCAGTCTCTTCTCACCCCGAAGAGCTcgggtttctctttttttcttaacaactCTGCGCAAGGTCATTAGTCACGAAGCCGCCGCCTGAAACCGCAGCAGCCGTTCGCCCGCGGGGGCGAAGGCTGAGCCGTGCGCACCGCGCGGTGCCCAAGTTTGGGTTCGCAGCCGCAGAGTCCGTGCCTTTCCTCACCTGCA
The DNA window shown above is from Neovison vison isolate M4711 chromosome 11, ASM_NN_V1, whole genome shotgun sequence and carries:
- the PCDH7 gene encoding protocadherin-7 isoform X3, whose product is MLRMRTAGWARGWCLGCCLLLPLSLSLAAAKQLLRYRLAEEGPADVRIGNVASDLGIVTGSGEVTFSLESGSEYLKIDNLTGELSTSERRIDREKLPQCQMIFDENECFLDFEVSVIGPSQSWVDLFEGRVIVLDINDNTPTFPSPVLTLTVEENRPVGTLYLLPTATDRDFGRNGIERYELLQEPGGGGGGGGGGSSGGGEGRRAGPADSAPYPGGGGNGASGGGPGGSKRRPDAPEGGGGTNPGGRSSVFELQVADTPDGEKQPQLIVKGALDREQRDSYELTLRVRDGGDPPRSSQAILRVLITDVNDNSPRFEKSVYEADLAENSAPGTPILQLRAADLDVGVNGQIEYVFGAATESVRRLLRLDETSGWLSVLHRIDREEVNQLRFTVMARDRGQPPKTDKATVVLNIKDENDNVPSIEIRKIGRIPLKDGVANVAEDVLVDTPIALVQVSDRDQGENGVVTCTVVGDVPFQLKPASDTEGDQNKKKYFLHTSAPLDYETTREFNVVIVAVDSGSPSLSSNNSLVVKVGDTNDNPPVFGQSVVEVYFPENNIPGERVATVLATDADSGKNAEIAYSLDSSVMGIFAIDPDSGDILVNTVLDREQTDRYEFKVNAKDKGIPVLQGSTTVIVQVADKNDNDPKFMQDVFTFYVKENLQPNSPVGMVTVMDADKGRNAEMSLYIEENSNIFSIENDTGTIYSTMSFDREHQTTYTFRVKAVDGGDPPRSATATVSLFVMDENDNAPTVSLPRNISYTLLPPSSNVRTVVATVLATDSDDGINADLNYSIVGGNPFKLFEIDSTSGVVSLVGKLTQKHYGLHRLVVQVNDSGQPSQSTTTLVHVFVNESVSNATVIDSQIARSLHTPLTQDIAGDPSYEISKQRLSIVIGVVAGIMTVILIILIVVMARYCRSKNKNGYEAGKKDHEDFFTPQQHDKSKKPKKDKKNKKSKQPLYSSIVTVEASKPNGQRYDSVNEKLSDSPSMGRYRSVNGGPGSPDLARHYKSSSPLPTVQLHPQSPTAGKKHQAVQDLPPANTFVGAGDNISIGSDHCSEYSCQTNNKYSKQPFRRVTFSVVSQPQDPHQGSLQSCYDSGLEESETPSSKSSSGPRLGALPLPEDNYERTTPDGSVGEAEHMENGVAAITTFPFLPFPHGKTHGRRVLLRPLH
- the PCDH7 gene encoding protocadherin-7 isoform X5; protein product: MLRMRTAGWARGWCLGCCLLLPLSLSLAAAKQLLRYRLAEEGPADVRIGNVASDLGIVTGSGEVTFSLESGSEYLKIDNLTGELSTSERRIDREKLPQCQMIFDENECFLDFEVSVIGPSQSWVDLFEGRVIVLDINDNTPTFPSPVLTLTVEENRPVGTLYLLPTATDRDFGRNGIERYELLQEPGGGGGGGGGGSSGGGEGRRAGPADSAPYPGGGGNGASGGGPGGSKRRPDAPEGGGGTNPGGRSSVFELQVADTPDGEKQPQLIVKGALDREQRDSYELTLRVRDGGDPPRSSQAILRVLITDVNDNSPRFEKSVYEADLAENSAPGTPILQLRAADLDVGVNGQIEYVFGAATESVRRLLRLDETSGWLSVLHRIDREEVNQLRFTVMARDRGQPPKTDKATVVLNIKDENDNVPSIEIRKIGRIPLKDGVANVAEDVLVDTPIALVQVSDRDQGENGVVTCTVVGDVPFQLKPASDTEGDQNKKKYFLHTSAPLDYETTREFNVVIVAVDSGSPSLSSNNSLVVKVGDTNDNPPVFGQSVVEVYFPENNIPGERVATVLATDADSGKNAEIAYSLDSSVMGIFAIDPDSGDILVNTVLDREQTDRYEFKVNAKDKGIPVLQGSTTVIVQVADKNDNDPKFMQDVFTFYVKENLQPNSPVGMVTVMDADKGRNAEMSLYIEENSNIFSIENDTGTIYSTMSFDREHQTTYTFRVKAVDGGDPPRSATATVSLFVMDENDNAPTVSLPRNISYTLLPPSSNVRTVVATVLATDSDDGINADLNYSIVGGNPFKLFEIDSTSGVVSLVGKLTQKHYGLHRLVVQVNDSGQPSQSTTTLVHVFVNESVSNATVIDSQIARSLHTPLTQDIAGDPSYEISKQRLSIVIGVVAGIMTVILIILIVVMARYCRSKNKNGYEAGKKDHEDFFTPQQHDKSKKPKKDKKNKKSKQPLYSSIVTVEASKPNGQRYDSVNEKLSDSPSMGRYRSVNGGPGSPDLARHYKSSSPLPTVQLHPQSPTAGKKHQAVQDLPPANTFVGAGDNISIGSDHCSEYSCQTNNKYSKQPFRRVTFSVVSQPQDPHQGSLQSCYDSGLEESETPSSKSSSGPRLGALPLPEDNYERTTPDGSVGEAEHMENGIY
- the PCDH7 gene encoding protocadherin-7 isoform X7, translating into MLRMRTAGWARGWCLGCCLLLPLSLSLAAAKQLLRYRLAEEGPADVRIGNVASDLGIVTGSGEVTFSLESGSEYLKIDNLTGELSTSERRIDREKLPQCQMIFDENECFLDFEVSVIGPSQSWVDLFEGRVIVLDINDNTPTFPSPVLTLTVEENRPVGTLYLLPTATDRDFGRNGIERYELLQEPGGGGGGGGGGSSGGGEGRRAGPADSAPYPGGGGNGASGGGPGGSKRRPDAPEGGGGTNPGGRSSVFELQVADTPDGEKQPQLIVKGALDREQRDSYELTLRVRDGGDPPRSSQAILRVLITDVNDNSPRFEKSVYEADLAENSAPGTPILQLRAADLDVGVNGQIEYVFGAATESVRRLLRLDETSGWLSVLHRIDREEVNQLRFTVMARDRGQPPKTDKATVVLNIKDENDNVPSIEIRKIGRIPLKDGVANVAEDVLVDTPIALVQVSDRDQGENGVVTCTVVGDVPFQLKPASDTEGDQNKKKYFLHTSAPLDYETTREFNVVIVAVDSGSPSLSSNNSLVVKVGDTNDNPPVFGQSVVEVYFPENNIPGERVATVLATDADSGKNAEIAYSLDSSVMGIFAIDPDSGDILVNTVLDREQTDRYEFKVNAKDKGIPVLQGSTTVIVQVADKNDNDPKFMQDVFTFYVKENLQPNSPVGMVTVMDADKGRNAEMSLYIEENSNIFSIENDTGTIYSTMSFDREHQTTYTFRVKAVDGGDPPRSATATVSLFVMDENDNAPTVSLPRNISYTLLPPSSNVRTVVATVLATDSDDGINADLNYSIVGGNPFKLFEIDSTSGVVSLVGKLTQKHYGLHRLVVQVNDSGQPSQSTTTLVHVFVNESVSNATVIDSQIARSLHTPLTQDIAGDPSYEISKQRLSIVIGVVAGIMTVILIILIVVMARYCRSKNKNGYEAGKKDHEDFFTPQQHDKSKKPKKDKKNKKSKQPLYSSIVTVEASKPNGQRYDSVNEKLSDSPSMGRYRSVNGGPGSPDLARHYKSSSPLPTVQLHPQSPTAGKKHQAVQDLPPANTFVGAGDNISIGSDHCSEYSCQTNNKYSKQVDTVQTTNPPGHIEESCKMNVCARK